One genomic window of Elaeis guineensis isolate ETL-2024a chromosome 2, EG11, whole genome shotgun sequence includes the following:
- the LOC105047701 gene encoding uncharacterized protein isoform X1 — MVPLFSPGTLLFYGIKFVSIYFLKQPFSKKFYIPSSGKAHAAGWTEETLRWLRETNLQPCMFFGGNYMWSLSTHFQLGFLSEMYFSLSACRMAFEFSWISKLDGENSGNKLMAATNISHGNSGMDKRAGI, encoded by the exons ATGGTGCCTCTTTTTTCCCCTGGCACTTTGCTATTTTATGGTATCAAGTTTGTGAGCATATATTTCCTCAAACAGCCATTCTCGAAGA AATTCTATATTCCTTCAAGCGGTAAAGCCCATGCTGCAGGATGGACAGAG GAAACTCTGAGATGGCTAAGAGAAACAAATTTACAACCTTGTATGTTCTTTGGAGGCAATTATATGTGGAGCTTGTCTACTCATTTCCAATTGGGTTTTCTGAGTGAGATGTATTTCAGTCTGTCTGCTTGTCGCATGGCATTTGAATTTTCTT GGATTTCTAAACTAGATGGAGAGAATTCAGGCAATAAGCTAATGGCTGCCACAAATATCTCACATG GAAATTCTGGGATGGATAAGAGGG
- the LOC105047701 gene encoding uncharacterized protein isoform X2: MVPLFSPGTLLFYGIKFVSIYFLKQPFSKKFYIPSSGKAHAAGWTEETLRWLRETNLQPCMFFGGNYMWSLSTHFQLGFLSEMYFSLSACRMAFEFSWISKLDGENSGNKLMAATNISHGNSGMDKRGI, translated from the exons ATGGTGCCTCTTTTTTCCCCTGGCACTTTGCTATTTTATGGTATCAAGTTTGTGAGCATATATTTCCTCAAACAGCCATTCTCGAAGA AATTCTATATTCCTTCAAGCGGTAAAGCCCATGCTGCAGGATGGACAGAG GAAACTCTGAGATGGCTAAGAGAAACAAATTTACAACCTTGTATGTTCTTTGGAGGCAATTATATGTGGAGCTTGTCTACTCATTTCCAATTGGGTTTTCTGAGTGAGATGTATTTCAGTCTGTCTGCTTGTCGCATGGCATTTGAATTTTCTT GGATTTCTAAACTAGATGGAGAGAATTCAGGCAATAAGCTAATGGCTGCCACAAATATCTCACATG GAAATTCTGGGATGGATAAGAGGG